A section of the Humulus lupulus chromosome 2, drHumLupu1.1, whole genome shotgun sequence genome encodes:
- the LOC133817260 gene encoding protein JASON isoform X2 produces the protein MICPLLNRDLGFVCRSVLGFLDRSIAGAMGCFIACFRVRDDRHHRQRSQPHLVSESSNPKLTEVVISQNRLSSLFISEDKQDSPCKNSGGAGAGTPEIDKELKDEARFLKACGTLAETPIEIRKASSKWNSSPLHDGDSETSKFHSWLPNTSIKKLQLENQIDQPSTPTKLSEERPHVSGSLEYTPGSSCVSNVQNSGRVSVGSTEGSGAGGSYSAATSHAYPTEYVTTLETPQLSATNAPCRNKSVRFECDSDLSSFGGSSSENGSQNLKRAESPGESRKSLDQPESATPMSKETIGETLSEELNVEASLSTWLKPIPSIKDGNNKNFVGVSGPGRPRVARTPMDRPIIGMVAAHWNEDDPSRISPKWWDGNGIPNSTNKYKEDQKVSWHATPFEERLEKALSEESFISQRQPIQGKPINFDENDENDTALSQLQSSPHPKSLVSF, from the exons ATGATATGCCCGCTGTTGAATCGTGACCTAGGGTTTGTTTGCAGATCAGTTTTGGGCTTCCTTGACAGGTCGATTGCCGGAGCCATGGGTTGCTTCATTGCTTGCTTTAGGGTCAGGGACGATCGCCACCATCGCCAGAGGTCACAGCCTCACCTCGTTTCTGAATCTTCTAATCCAAAGCTTACG GAGGTTGTAATATCTCAAAATCGTCTTTCGTCTCTGTTTATTTCCGAAG ATAAACAAGATTCTCCTTGTAAGAATAGTGGAGGTGCTGGTGCTGGTACTCCAGAAATTGATAAGGAGCTTAAGGACGAG GCCAGGTTTCTTAAAGCCTGTGGTACCTTAGCAGAGACTCCTATTGAAATTCGCAAAGCTTCTTCTAAGTGGAACAGCTCACCTCTTCATGATGGAGATTCAGAGACTTCAAAATTCCATTCGTGGCTTCCCAATACATCCATTAAGAAACTTCAGTTGGAAAACCAAATTGACCAACCCTCTACTCCAACAAAACTCTCCGAAGAGAGGCCTCACGTCTCAGGTTCTTTAGAGTATACCCCTGGCAG TAGTTGTGTATCAAATGTTCAGAACTCGGGAAGAGTCTCTGTTGGCTCTACTGAAGGCAGTGGTGCAGGTGGCAGTTACTCAGCAGCTACGAGTCATGCTTATCCGACTGAATATGTTACAACTTTAGAAACACCTCAACTTTCAGCCACAAATGCTCCATGCAGGAACAAATCTGTGCGATTTGAATGTGATTCAGATTTATCCTCCTTTGGGGGTTCGTCATCTGAAAATGGTAGCCAGAATTTAAAGAGAGCTGAATCACCAG GTGAGTCAAGAAAATCTCTTGATCAGCCTGAAAGTGCAACGCCTATGTCGAAAGAGACAATCGGAGAAACTTTGTCAGAGGAGTTAAATGTTGAAGCTAGTTTGTCTACCTGGTTGAAGCCAATACCATCGATTAAGGACGGCAATAATAAGAACTTTGTTGGTGTTTCTGGCCCTGGCCGTCCTCGAGTGGCTAGAACCCCTATGGACAGACCTATTATTGGGATGGTTGCTGCTCATTGGAATGAGGATGATCCCTCTCGTATCTCACCCAAGTGGTGGGATGGGAATGGAATTCCAAATTCAACCAATAAGTACAAGGAG GATCAGAAGGTCAGTTGGCATGCAACACCTTTTGAGGAGAGGTTAGAAAAGGCATTGTCTGAAGAAAGTTTCATCTCCCAGAG GCAGCCAATTCAAGGAAAGCCTATAAATTTTGATGAGAATGATGAAAATGATACGGCCCTTTCTCAGTTGCAATCTTCACCCCATCCGAAATCTCTTGTTTCGTTCTGA
- the LOC133817260 gene encoding protein JASON isoform X1, giving the protein MICPLLNRDLGFVCRSVLGFLDRSIAGAMGCFIACFRVRDDRHHRQRSQPHLVSESSNPKLTEVVISQNRLSSLFISEDKQDSPCKNSGGAGAGTPEIDKELKDEARFLKACGTLAETPIEIRKASSKWNSSPLHDGDSETSKFHSWLPNTSIKKLQLENQIDQPSTPTKLSEERPHVSGSLEYTPGSSCVSNVQNSGRVSVGSTEGSGAGGSYSAATSHAYPTEYVTTLETPQLSATNAPCRNKSVRFECDSDLSSFGGSSSENGSQNLKRAESPGNQSISKRSPYPTPHKISDEMQTPGTVFPSNLDTFPNGKIRVRSQYVYPVLNPVESVSQWNVLKEEDPNFDQISGESRKSLDQPESATPMSKETIGETLSEELNVEASLSTWLKPIPSIKDGNNKNFVGVSGPGRPRVARTPMDRPIIGMVAAHWNEDDPSRISPKWWDGNGIPNSTNKYKEDQKVSWHATPFEERLEKALSEESFISQRQPIQGKPINFDENDENDTALSQLQSSPHPKSLVSF; this is encoded by the exons ATGATATGCCCGCTGTTGAATCGTGACCTAGGGTTTGTTTGCAGATCAGTTTTGGGCTTCCTTGACAGGTCGATTGCCGGAGCCATGGGTTGCTTCATTGCTTGCTTTAGGGTCAGGGACGATCGCCACCATCGCCAGAGGTCACAGCCTCACCTCGTTTCTGAATCTTCTAATCCAAAGCTTACG GAGGTTGTAATATCTCAAAATCGTCTTTCGTCTCTGTTTATTTCCGAAG ATAAACAAGATTCTCCTTGTAAGAATAGTGGAGGTGCTGGTGCTGGTACTCCAGAAATTGATAAGGAGCTTAAGGACGAG GCCAGGTTTCTTAAAGCCTGTGGTACCTTAGCAGAGACTCCTATTGAAATTCGCAAAGCTTCTTCTAAGTGGAACAGCTCACCTCTTCATGATGGAGATTCAGAGACTTCAAAATTCCATTCGTGGCTTCCCAATACATCCATTAAGAAACTTCAGTTGGAAAACCAAATTGACCAACCCTCTACTCCAACAAAACTCTCCGAAGAGAGGCCTCACGTCTCAGGTTCTTTAGAGTATACCCCTGGCAG TAGTTGTGTATCAAATGTTCAGAACTCGGGAAGAGTCTCTGTTGGCTCTACTGAAGGCAGTGGTGCAGGTGGCAGTTACTCAGCAGCTACGAGTCATGCTTATCCGACTGAATATGTTACAACTTTAGAAACACCTCAACTTTCAGCCACAAATGCTCCATGCAGGAACAAATCTGTGCGATTTGAATGTGATTCAGATTTATCCTCCTTTGGGGGTTCGTCATCTGAAAATGGTAGCCAGAATTTAAAGAGAGCTGAATCACCAGGTAATCAGAGCATATCAAAACGTTCACCCTATCCAACCCCACATAAGATTTCTGATGAAATGCAAACGCCTGGAACTGTTTTCCCCTCAAACTTGGATACTTTTCCAAATGGGAAGATTCGAGTTAGGTCGCAATATGTATATCCAGTTTTGAACCCAGTTGAAAGTGTCTCACAGTGGAATGTGCTGAAGGAAGAAGATCCTAACTTTGACCAAATTTCAGGTGAGTCAAGAAAATCTCTTGATCAGCCTGAAAGTGCAACGCCTATGTCGAAAGAGACAATCGGAGAAACTTTGTCAGAGGAGTTAAATGTTGAAGCTAGTTTGTCTACCTGGTTGAAGCCAATACCATCGATTAAGGACGGCAATAATAAGAACTTTGTTGGTGTTTCTGGCCCTGGCCGTCCTCGAGTGGCTAGAACCCCTATGGACAGACCTATTATTGGGATGGTTGCTGCTCATTGGAATGAGGATGATCCCTCTCGTATCTCACCCAAGTGGTGGGATGGGAATGGAATTCCAAATTCAACCAATAAGTACAAGGAG GATCAGAAGGTCAGTTGGCATGCAACACCTTTTGAGGAGAGGTTAGAAAAGGCATTGTCTGAAGAAAGTTTCATCTCCCAGAG GCAGCCAATTCAAGGAAAGCCTATAAATTTTGATGAGAATGATGAAAATGATACGGCCCTTTCTCAGTTGCAATCTTCACCCCATCCGAAATCTCTTGTTTCGTTCTGA